CCGCCCAGGGAGGTATCAGTATTTACAAATGTAGACGGGTATGCTCAGCCAATGTACTCTCTTGTTGGCCCCCTCGAGGATGAGAAAGACAAAATTAAAGTCGTCTTTGACCCACCTAACTTAAAAGATATCTACGTTTGCGAATATTCTCACCTTGTCGGAACGTCTTCAAAAGAGATATTTTTCTCTTACATTAATAAATATTCTATGTGTTTTTCAATTAGTGAAAAGTCCCCATCTGAAGTCGTCGTTCGTCCCAACAAAAATTCGGGCTTCCTAACTAAGCGAGAAAATTCCTGGCTCTGCAAATGCGGCTCATAGAACCGCTAAAAAACGCCTCGGCCCGAGCAACACACCGTTCCCACTACCTGCAGGAGAATGCTTGAAGTTATTGCCCAAACCCGCGGTGGCAGCCCGGGGGGGGTTAGTTTCCGGATATTCTTGGGGCAAAAATCTTTCCGCCCAAATCTACGGAGCATCGAGGCCAATTCCCCCCGAGGGGTGGAGACGCTGGCCTCTTGGTTCCACGACATCAGCGGCGCAGACAGCCGCTCCCCTTCACGCCGACCCACCGTAGAGCCCCTTTCGCGGCCCGCGAGGCCGCAGTACCGGCGCACGATAATGCCCGCCGTGTTCGACTGTTGTGGGAGACTTGGCACCCGAGAAAGCAACGACCTTGGACAAAGAGAGACCCGAGAGAGCGTGGCTCAATCTCGGGCCGAGGTAGACCGTATCGGGAGGAAGTAGTGAACGGCCGCCCCCCTAACAACTCACGTATGGGGATGTTCCATCGCTCTACACCGGTCCACTGTAGACGGCCACGGCCACTGCCACTGCCCTACCCGGCGCACCGCGACAGGCCTCCTTGAACGCCCTATGTGGAAGCCCGTCAGCCTTGTCTGTTACCTTCACAACGAACCCTCACGACTGATTTGTATCTTGAGGAAACATTGGTCTTCAAGCGCAGCGTATGCGGGAGGTCGTGGTAAGGGCAACCTATGATTTCCGGCGCGATCCTTCGATGATCCGCAGTGCTTCTGCGACCTCATCAGGTGTTCTGACAGCGAACCGGGTATAGCCGGGACGATCTAATTTGAGGTCCAACGAGGATGGCAGAAAGCGTTGAGGAACGCCTCTCACAGTGATCGAAAGCGACTGAACTCGTGGCTGCACAATGACATACCAGAAATTGTCTGGCGTATTCTTAAAATTCAGGCGCAGACCTTTCTCTAGGTCGCCAGGGTAGCGAGAACGTACCGCGCGAAGAATTTGCTCAGCGGCCTCTTTCGCCTCTCCCATAAGCTCGCTGCGAACAAGGCTTAAAAACTCTTGGTCGCCCGGGCCATAAGTACCTGTGGCAGACTGTGATCTGACTGCAGCCAATTTTGCGGCCGGGCTGTTGCTCAGAACAATGATGTCATCAGTTGTACCAAGGTTGAGAACCGTAGCTTGGCTTGCGTCGAACCGAAGGGATTTATCCGCCTCGTCAAATCTAAGGGCCTCAACAAGTAACACACTACGCGTACCCGCTGTGACCTTCGCCTGCCCTAACATTGTTAGAATGTGTGGCGGCGCGGAACCAGACCAGACATCTTTGCCAAGCGGCACTACCCCATCAATTAGCATCATCATTCCCATAAGAAATTCTCTCTGGCTTTTGCTCTAATCAGAGCAAACATCAGCGCAACGCCTCTGTCAATATTTTTGATGTTCCCAGCGTAGTCTTGGATGAGTTGGAGCAACGCCCTTAAGCTCGGCCCAAGTAACGCCCTCAATGAACCTATTCGTTCCAATTGAGCCTGCTCATGTGGATCGTTCCAGCTCTTCACCTCCGCCGTTCCAAAAGAATAACGTTTGACATTTGGAACGGGGTAGGCGAGTAAGTCTAAGACTTCATTGGAACGGAGACCCCCTTCATGCTTATCGGATACGCCCGAACCTCGACCCTCGAACAGGAGGCCGGTCTTGAGGCTCAACTCCGCGACCTCCAGGCGCTCGGGTGTGAAAAGGTCTTCAAGGAACAGACCAGCTCCGTAGGCCGCCGTAAGGGCCTGGAGGAGACGATAGAGTTTGCCCGCGCAGGGGACACTTTGGTCGTTACGAAACTGGATCGCCTCGCCCGTTCCGTCCCTCACATGTGGGAAATCATTGGGAGGCTTCAGGCTAAGGGCGTGGCCCTGCGGATCGTAAACATGGGCATCGACACCAACACGCCTACCGGCAAGCTAATGCTCAATGTAATCGGGGGCGTGGCCGAGTTCGAGCGGGAGATGATGCTGGAGCGTCAGCGGGAGGGCATCGCCAAGGCCAAGGAGGAAGGCAAGTACAAGGGCAGAAAGCCCACCGCGCGGGCCAAGACGGACGACATCAAAGCCCTTCATGCGGAAGGGTTGAGCATGGGCGAGATTGCCAAGCGTCTCGGCATTGGCAAGGGCTCTGTCCACCGGGCCCTTACCAATTAAAGCCAACAGTACCTTTGGTGCAGTCACTGCACCTGTGCAGCGGGGTCGCTTCGGCGGCCCTTTTTCATTTCGTTGCACCATCGGAGAGAAGGCAGTTGGCAGATTATCTTGCACCTCTAACCAATGGGATCGGGAATTAACCCCCACCACTAGCCCGAGAAGGCGTGGAGCCAATTAGGTTCCACCTCTACTAGAAGAAGTGGCTCCCGCAGTTGCGCCGCGCTCGGAACCCCTACCCCATTCCTTGGGCCCCAACGAGTAGGCCCACGCCGCGCTTACTGGGAGGCCCGAAGACACAATGACCTCAGATCAAGGAAGGTCGTCTCTACCCTCGCTGCGGATGTCCTCACGTCCGTGTCCTCCTACCTGTTTTAACTCGGTAATATAGCAATGACCACTCGCGCCCTTCGAGAGGCGAAGACCTCTATCGACAAGGATGGTCGTGGGATCATCTTGGTCCCGCTCGCCAACACAACAAAACATGCCAGGTTATTTATCGAGGATTGGCAACAGCTCCTCGCGGACGGCTTCAGTCCCAACCTCTGCTTCAACCTCGGCATGGTGAAAATCTCCGACTGGAGACGCCGCACTCCCCGCCTATCTCGCATCCTCGTTAAAGCGGGACCGGGCTACATGGTTCGGCATCGAGACG
This region of Microvirga mediterraneensis genomic DNA includes:
- a CDS encoding recombinase family protein → MLIGYARTSTLEQEAGLEAQLRDLQALGCEKVFKEQTSSVGRRKGLEETIEFARAGDTLVVTKLDRLARSVPHMWEIIGRLQAKGVALRIVNMGIDTNTPTGKLMLNVIGGVAEFEREMMLERQREGIAKAKEEGKYKGRKPTARAKTDDIKALHAEGLSMGEIAKRLGIGKGSVHRALTN
- a CDS encoding HNH endonuclease, which encodes MTTRALREAKTSIDKDGRGIILVPLANTTKHARLFIEDWQQLLADGFSPNLCFNLGMVKISDWRRRTPRLSRILVKAGPGYMVRHRDGDPLNCRRDNIVLIKTHKFTHRAQRGFPQSS